A window of Nicotiana sylvestris chromosome 8, ASM39365v2, whole genome shotgun sequence genomic DNA:
CTAAGTCAAACACAAAAGGCCACAGAGGAGGACAATTCTTCACTGTCGTCAAGGATTTTACAGCTCACGGAGGAGATTGGACAAGCTCAACAAAAGATCCAAGACCTTGTGACTGAAGCTGACCAGCTAAAGGGGATGCTGGATGAGAAAGAAAAGGAGCTCTCTACTCACAAGGAGATACACGAGGCTCACAAAAATGAATCATCAACTCGATTAAGAGGTATGGAGGTGGAGATTGATTCGTTGCAGTCTCAGAGATCAGAAATAGAGAAACAAAAGGAAGATGAGCTCTCCGTGCTGCTGAAGAAACATGAGGAAAAGGAGGAGGAATTCGCATCCCAGATCGAAGCTCTGACAACAAAGATAAACAATATGCAACTTGAGATTGAATCCTTACATGAACTGAAAGGCAAGCTAGAGGAGCAAATAGAGCAACAAAGAAACAAGTTGTCAGCTGAACTTGAGGACTTAACAAACAAGGTGAATGAGAAGGACCAAGAATTGAGGTCTCTTTGTAGCCAGAAACTTGAATTGGAAGCAGAACTGGAGAAGAAAGCACAAGAAAATGCAGAATTCTCAAGTGAGATAGAGAGTCTCAAGCAGGATATAGCAAACAAATCTGCGGATTCACTGAAAATTCTGGAAGAGAAAGAAAGTTCTCTTTCACAAGTGAAGGACCTAGAATTGGAGCTAAAATCTCTTCAGAATCTGAAATGTGAGTTGGAAGAGCAGCTGACAAGCAAAGACGAGGTGGTTGCTCAGATGAAAAGCGACAAGGAGATGATGCAAGATAAAATTTCTGAAATTGAGAGGGCATTAACAGAGagagaaagtgaactagccattCTAAAGAAGAAATCTGAAGATGGAGAAACTGAATCATCCGCTCAAATTGCTGCCTTAACTTTGCAGGTGAGCAATCTGCAGGAGCAGTTGGAGAATTTGCAAGTTCAGAAGTCCGAAATAGAGTCTCAACTTGTGGCAAAAACTGGAGAAACATCAGAATACCTCATCCAGTTGGAAAATTTGAAGGAGGAATTAGCAAGGAAGGCATCAGATGGCCAGAGAATGCTGGAAGAGAAGGAAGGCCTAGTGGTACAGGTTAGGGAGGAAAACGGAAGTCTCCTAAGCAAAATATCTGAACTGGAGAATGCATTAGTTGAGAAAGTGGACGAGCATGGAACCTTGCAAAAGAAGCTAGAGGATGTGCAGAATGAAGCTTCTACTCGTATTGTTGCCTTGACCGAAGAAGTTAATGAGTTAAGGCAGCAGATAGAAATACTGCAGACAGAGAGAAGCCAGCTGGAGTTGGCAGCTGAAAGAGGTAAACAAGAATCCACTGAAAGTTTGGCGCAAGCAGAGAATCAAAACACAGAATTATCACAAAAGATTGTGGATCAGGAAATAAAGCTGAAAGAACAGGAGGAAGCATTTGTGAAGTTGGTGGAAGAGAAGGACGGTTTAGTGGTACAGGTCAATGATCTCCAGGCGGAAGTGAAGTCTCTTTGTGAACAGAAGAATACATTGGAAGAAAACATAAGCAGTGCAAACAATGAGAACAATCTGCTGACAGAAGAAAAGGGAAGTTTCCTGAGCAAACTATCTGAACTGGAGAATACATTAGTCGAGAAAGTTGATGAGCATGAAGCCTTACAAAAGAAGCTGGAGGATGTGCAAAATGAATCTTCTACTCAGATTCTTGCCTTGACAGAAGAAGTTAATGAGTTAAGGCAGCAGATAGAATTACTGCAGACTGAGAAAAGCCAGCTGGAGTTGGTAACTGAAAGAGGTAAACAAGAATCCACTGAAAGTTTGGCACAAGCAGAGAACCAGAACACAGAATTATCACAAAAGATTGTGGTCTTGGAAACAAAGCTGAAAGAGCAGGAAGAAGCGTGCGGGAAGTTGGTGGAAGAGAAGGACGGACTAGTGGTACAGGTCAATGATCTCCACGCTGAAGTGAAGTCTCTTTCTGAACAAAAGAGTACATTGGAAGAAAACATAAGCAATACAAGTAATGAGAACAATCTGCTGAAGGAGGAAAAGGAAAGTCTCCTCCTTAAAATATCTGAACTGGAGAATGCATTAGCCGAGAAAGTGGAGGAGCACCAAGCATTGCAAAAGAGACTAGAAGATGTGCAAAATGATACTTCTGCTCAAATTCTCGTCTTGACAGAAGAAGTGAACAAGTCAAGTCAGCAGATAGAATTACTGCAGACTGAGAAAGACCAGCTGGAATTGATAATTGAAAGAGGTAAACACGagtccactcaaactttggcacAAGCAGAGAATCAGCACACTGAATTATCACAAAAGATAGTGGATCGGGAAATGAAGCTGAAAGAGCATGAGGAAGCGTTTGGAAAGCTGGGCGAGGAGCAAAAACAGCTTGAAGGTTTGCTGCAGGAGTACAAGGAAAATCTTAAACTTGCAGAAAGGAAGATTGAAGAGATAACAGAAGAATACCAGAAGAATCTTGAAAGTAAAGATCAGAAAATAGACGAACTGGATGACAAGATCGAAGATCTGAAGAGGGATCTAGAAATGAAAGGAGATGAAATGAGCACACTAGTGGAGAATGTCCGGAACGCTGAAGTTAGGCTACGATTAACCAACCAGAAGCTTCGGGTGACTGAGCAGTTGCTGTCTGAGAAAGAAGAGGACCACATGAAGAAAGAAGAGAAGTTACTGCAACATCAAAGGTTACTTGAAGAGAGGATTGCAACATTATCTGGAGTTATTGTTTCTTACAAGGAAACTCAAGTGAAAATAATAGCAGACGTTTCAGATAAGGTGAATGACACTCTGACTGCAATGGATACATTCAATATGAAGTATGAGGAAGACACTGGTCACTTGGAGTCCCGCATTTATGAAATATTAAATGAGCTTAAGGTTGCTTTGAACTGGATCAAAGAAGCAGGTGAAGATAAGAAGCAGCTGAAGAAGGAAATTGATACTCTAGTGCAGCAACTGAAAGACGAGAAAGACTGTACAGCAGTGTTAAGAGGGAAGGTTGAAGAATTAGCAAAAGCAGAGCAAAGCGAGGTGAATCAAAGGGGGAGTTTGATAGAAGCTGTTCACCAACTCGAAGAAAAGATAGCTACACTGCAGAAACTGACAGCAGATAAGGATGAAAAGATAGCAGAGTATGAAAAGAAGATGAATGACAAAGATAAGGGAATCTTAGACTTGAGTGAGGGAAAAAGGGAAGCGATACGACAGTTGTGTATATGGATTGATTACCACCAGAGTCGATATGATGGTCTTATAGAGATGATCTCAAAGACTAGGGGAAGAAGGCAAGTAACTGCTTGAAATTCCTTCGCAAATGGTACATCATTTTTGTTATGCTTTCCTAGTTACATTAGTTTTGTTCTTTTGGTTTTTGGAGTGATTGGTCGTTTCTTTCATAAGGTAAATGATACTATTTCTGGTCGTTAGTTTTTGGATGCTGTCGTCTGTAAGCATCTTAGTTTCTTTAATATGCCCTTTTTAGGCTGTATAGGCAAGCAATGCTACCATTTTTTCAGTTGAACTTCATTCATTGGATATATCAATTAGCATAATCGTAATATTGTGAGTATTCATTGGAATAAATCTTTCCCTTTCTAGACTTCATTCATTGGATATATCAATTAGCTGAAGCAATATTGTGAGTATTACATGCACATTCCTCAGATTGTCTTTGGGGATGTAGCTTTACCTTTTTATAATCTTTTCCTTCGGGAATACTTTTCCAGTTTCTACCTAAAATTGATTCTGGATTCCTTGCCATGAAGATTTGATGGATACTTTATCTTAGCTAATTTCAGAAGCAAGGCGGAATCaattattttctagaaaattGAGATCGATGTTTCCAGTTCCTTTTTAGTCATCAACCACAATGCCCAGTCAAGGCGGATGTTGCATTCCCACAGTGGGTGAGGTGCATCTATTGCGTAAGCTTGATCTATACATATAGTTGAATTCTTTACGAAATACTATATATTTATACTCGAGCATTGCCACAAAAGAATTAGTGAGTGAAATATACAAGTCTGCACCCAATGGCTTAAATCCATGGTCCACCAGCAACGCTCATTATCCAATATGCTAAATTGCTAATGATAGAAATagcgggagaaattcaaaaatagccagatttacaagtggtcattcaaaaatagccacagtttcaaaagtaatcgaaatttagccacttttcatgtaaagataaatctgaacgaaaacactgttcaaaatccggaaaaatactccaatatactatactggtattccagtataatatatcggtccagcattggagcatcggtgctccaatcttcaatatattatactggaactttctgcATGTTGAAGTTCcggcataatatgctgaaagttcatatacaggtgtactgatctccagtatattatactggaactttccgtgttgcagcaaaatagtggttatttttcaataattttgcaaacgctggctatttttgaatgaccagtctaaAAACTGGCTagctcgtgctatttttaccagAAATAGCGGGGGTTAGTTTGATTCGCCATAGGTTTCATGTAATTAAACAATCTTCTCACAAACAAATCAACAATGAATTTCAACTTCCTGTAGAAAACTGCAAAATGTAATAATCCTAATGCATTTTTTGCAGGCACAAAATATTTAGTTCAGTATGCAGCTACTCTTGCCTGTGCCAATGTGCCATAAAGTATGGCAGCTAACATAAGTACTGATAACGTGATCAAACAAAAAATCGGATAGCATCAGAGCAAATATGAAACCAAAGACCCAGATATCTATTCAATAAGCGTTGTATAAAAATACTCGCAAAATGAGTATTTTGATTCCTATAACATGAAGTGCACCTACTGCTACTTCTGGACCATTCTTTATTGCTAATTTCTCCAATATACTAAAAACCTAGAGGACGCAAAGACAATTGGTGGGTATGGGTAAAAATATTCGGGTGCTCAGGATCTCTCCTTTTCCAAGTCGACGAAATAACGCTTTCCCATAAACACCTTCCTTGCTTCTCTAGGCAAATTAACATGTAGGTTCAGAATATAACCTGAACTTCTTCGAGTAATTCAATCAGATATCCTCATTTCCACACCAAGAATGTCCTTTACCACCTCATATGTCACAAATGCAATTGCTATAGACGGTACCACCTGAAAGAGAGGCACAATGTCATATGAGTACAACAGAGAACAATATAGGTAACCAAATCACTCTCTTTACAAGTACAACAGAGAACAGAAATTTCCGAGGATAGGCACTAATTAGCCTTATTGGAATACCAGGAGAATATCTTGATATCAATTGAAGGGAATTGTAGAAAGCAACTGGTTGTTTTAGCACTCTGTTCACCTGGACATGGAGAGTAGGGGAGAGAACCACTTTTAAAGAACACGTAATGGATTGGACTAACCTTGACTGAATTTGGGACTAAACCCTTATACAAAGCTCCAACTCCCTCATGACGAACTGTTTTCCTGAATGCATCGACCATGCCACTATACTCTAGAGGTGCCTTGCTCTCGCCAGTAACAACTGAAGCAGCATTTTTCCAGCCACCCATCTGCATTCTTCGACGGATGACATCAAGAGGGTAAGCAACTGTCTGCCCAATAGTTCCAGCAACAGCACCACAGCCGAGCTTTGTCGTAACACTCAATTCAGAGTCTTGAGCTAGTCCCAATGGTCGGGTTTTGACCAACCAATCTTTTAACGATTCATAAACAGCAAAGTTTAAACCTACATAAGGAATCTGCATTTGAACTTAGTATCAGCAATGCAAACATTATGTTAATCATGGGGCACCAAAAACAGGAAAAAGACAGAAAACCGGACATGTGCTTAATACATTGGCCATATCATTTTTCTTTAAGAAGTATATCGCACTATCTTTCCACTCAATTGGTTTCCTCTTTCTACCTTGATAAACCAGTCCCCTCTTGATTTACAGCACCTTAATGCAATTTTCGGAGAAAATTAAGCAAATGGAGGGAAGAAGAGGGGGTTAAAAATAAGATGCTTAACTTTGCAATGACATGGAAAGGTGAGTCAACGCCGGCTGAAGGACAAAGCAGCCCAAGCAGTGGCTTTAGGCCCCAAATTTGGGAGGCCTCATTTTTTATTGACAATAATTTTAtgaattattttttatataaaaaaattgatTATCTTAAAGTTAAAAGGTATAACTTTTtttacaaaaaggaaaaaaaattaatttgttaCTGATATTGACCCTTGAGTTTGAATAATCCGAAAGCGTATAAAAATATTGACTTAACCTTGATTAAAACACAATGCCACCCTGACATGATAGTTTAggcttattttttaaattatatagCATTAAAGAAAATATTATAAGTATAAGATAAAACTCTAATCGATATACTTAATAAGATAACATGACTTGATTTTTTTTAATGCTTATATTCCTTGTAAAATAAAATATACTATAACAATTGCATCTGACAAAGAAGTTTTAccaaattaaaattgataaaatcttgtaTATAATCAACAATGTCTCACGAGAAGCTAACTGAATCagattagcagtattattaattgaaaaagaattattaaaataactcgattaaagaaaattattaataatttttcaTCTAATTAAGTTAGAAAAATTtacttcaaataaaaaaatatattttttcaaaaaataattaagGCCTATCATCAATTTTTTGCTTTAGGCCACTAAAAATGTTGAGCCGCCCGTGAGGTGAGTAAGATCGATTTTAAAATTTCAGAGTACCAAGGTTTAATAATTTGGAGAATAAGAACAATGGGAAGCAACTAGTGTAGAATCTTAAGCTGCTGGAAGTTTGGATGAAAATCAAGTAAATCATGCTGACCGTTAACCATTATGAAAAAGGCGGAATATGTGTGGAGTCTGATAGGTTGCCAATAAAGAAATTTGATGAAAGTTTGAAAACACTAGGAGGGCCAATTTTCAACACTATTCGACAAGATGGCTCAACCACGGGACTTCCAAGCTAGCATCCAAAACACAATCTCTTATCGAGGTGTTAGATAACAGCTGTCTTTCAGTTCGATGGAAAAAGTATTCTTTACTAGTATAACTTAATATCTCCAGCAGTATGTGCTTAATGTACAAATTCTCTCCTCACAATCAGCATTTTCAATATCACTCCCGCTTTTGGAAGAACTGAAATATCCTCTACAGCAAAATTCTCTTGTTAAAACTTAATGATATAAAAGTACTACCAGCCGTTAAATCCCTGAATTTCTCTAATTTCTTGCTTCGTGCTGATCACGTAGTCACAATAAAGGATATTTCActattctttgttgatacatcaTACAGAGGAATTGTGTCATTCTTTCCTTGATAGCAACACCTTTCCAAGCTTACTAGACTGTTGATATTCAACTATGCAGATTGGTGGCTCCGGAGATTTTTAGAGTAATGCGAAAGAAACCCTCAGACATAAAAGACATGATGGTAAACGTAAAATTTGTTTTATGAGTATCGTTAAACGCAAATTATGGTGTTCATGAATATACCAACATCAGCCTATACAAATTCATGGATCCAAAAAAATTAATGAACAATGTATTAGTTTTAAATGAGATATAGTAATCATGCCCATAAATATGTCCGGTTATGTATAACAATTACAACTCATAGTCACCCTTTAGTATTCCGCCCAATCTCAATGAAAGTTTATTTTCATGCAAGCATTACCAATATTCCAAAACTTCACATGCTTAAGTCAACGAGTGATTACAGAACCAATATTATTATTACTCAAACATGATGAAAATGTAACGATCCCATCCCCAAAATCACTGAAAGAACCATAGGTACCTAATCCATAGAGAGAGCGTATTTTGTTTGGTTTAGTGAATGACGAGGAAAGAGCATTTTCATGACCTAAATTCCATAGAGAATAATCTATGTGTAACCAGATAAAACTTAGCACACAAAGTAAGATGGATAAGCAACAAAATGATCAAGAGGGGTATAATTTTAGGTCCAAAGAGAAACCATGTGCTTCTGAGTGTGATACTAAGCAAGTCAAAATCAAAACCATCACTTACCACACCTATCACAGAAGGAAGCCATCCTTTGTACAGAGCACGCGGGCCTTCTTCAACAAAAACTGTTCTAAGAGCATGAAATATCCCTCTGTACTGGGAAGGGGATTTATCTGTCTGCAAAGAGAAGCAGAAGCATTACAAATTAACAAAATCGTGAGAAAAAATGATTAGCCCATTTCTGTACCCAATGTGTGTGGGCAAAATTGCAAAGTTCACAGATGCAATACCTGGACAGTAATCCGGCCTCGTACCAAGTCCATTGGATAAGTTGCTGACATGGCAATGATGCCTGCACATGCTCCAGCACCAAGGCGTAGAAGAGGAGTAAGTTCAGCATCCTCTGCAATGAGGTAAGATAACTATAGTTAATATCGCGAAGTAAGTCTATAAACAAGCATAGACTCATAAATCTCTAAAACTAGGCCCATCCATAACAGAATGTCGCAAATTTGCTACTTTTTCAATGGAGAAGATGGATGAAACAAATTGCTTGGTAGATATGGAGGACGTATATTTCTTGACAGAGTTTTGCAGCATATAATCTGTTTCCAACACTGAAATATTTTAAGTCTTAATAGTTAATGGTGGGCCGAGTAACAGAGATAGAATGAAGAAAAATAATTGGGTAGTCAGTTAATTGTACCATTTCCAGTTTGCTGCCGGTAAAACCATAAGATTCCCCTGCAACATTATTAAATAATAAAGAGAGAAGATGTTAGAGTTTATAAGCCATAAAAGCTACAGTAGACATAATATAAGAAAAATTATCtattaatttagtttataagttGAAGTAGAAATCAACTCAAATTCGAATTTCTCAGTCAGGGTATCACAATAAACTCTTGTACTAACTAAAAATCTTTGGGATTTCATATCCCTTCCACAAtcattttcattcttttttttaaaatgaaatcATTTTCATTCTCAAACATGTTAACAGTCAGATAATAATAAAATAGGAGTCCAAAAATACAAAGACAAACAGAAAGAAATCTAAATAAAGGTCCACCTATAAACTCTTTCAGGAGCAACTACTAAATGCTCTCCAACAAGAAATATAGTATCCATACTATATGTCTATATCACAAACATATATCTTTAGGGCAAGTTTGAACATATCTAAGAGAATTTGGATTTGAATTACAAAGTCAAGTTAGAGTTTATTTCAACCTTATTTGCTTCATTTCAAATGACAATTCTGAAAACATGTCAtttgaaattttttaattttgaaatccTTTCCAAATATCTCCATCCAAGCAGGCCCTTTACTCTTTATTTTTTGGTTGGTAACAGTATCCTTTTACAATTTTAACATTTGTACTTCCATCTATTATCAATAAGTCAAAATTCTCTACTTACAATGTTCTTGTTATAGCTGAATATCAAAGAAGTAGAAGGAAAGAAAACCAATGATCCATAACGGGTCAGAGCACATATTCTACAAAATTCTGACTCCTTCCTTCTAATTTTCCCCACATCAAAGATTGAAGACTTCCCCACCACAATCCTCAAAatcaatttttttaaataatgtcTTCACGGATATGGTTGAGTGGTTGAAGCATAGGATGTTGGATGTGAGCCCATCTACTCCAACTTGAGGATGCAGGTTTATCCACAACTGCACTTGTGGGTTATAGGAGTTTGCCTGGAGGATTAATTGAGTTTTGCAGAAGCCGGACCAGACACCACCgtcattaaaaagaaaaataagttatCAGCATCCCGATCAATTATCCTCTTGCCTTTTTACATACCATAGAGGAACAAACAAGTTGTTTTCTGCATAATGATCAAAAAAGCAATTTTGTTTTCTGCTTCCGGAATCATGGATTAATTGACAACACAATTAAGGTAGAATGATTAAGTCCCCTGATGGCCTGATCATAAATTTTACAAATGAATTAACACAAAGACCTTACAGGCTTGCAATGATGAAGAATTTGACCTTCGTGCCAAGTGCGTTAATCATTGAATACGGGAAATTTTTAGCCAAAAGAAATCctgaagaaaatatattttttctttgcAAGCGGTGAACTTGCATCTTTCAGCATTCATATTGAGTTATTGACCTTCTTTTTCAACCAGAAAGTTCGGACACCTAAAGGATCATTGCATCTCACCAAGTCAGTGAAAGTACTCTTCAATTAGTCAGACATCTGTGTGCAGAAACCATTGCTGTTCCTAGTTATTCAACCTTTATTTTGTCGAGGTTCAAATTCCTGAATTCCCGAATCACTCCCCACATTGATAAACATATACTATGTTAAGCACCAATTCAGAAATAAAGGAGAGCAAAAATTTTCTTGCTACTCCAAATTTTAGAACCGTAGAGCATCTCATTATTCAATAAGTTACAATAAAGCTCTTTAAAAATAACTATCATAGAATCAACAAACTAAAACCTAAAACAGACAAGGGTAGTGGCAACTCGAAAGAGAACTTTCTTCGTGAGATTAGCGGTACAGGGAGTGAACATTTAGCATTCTGAAAGAAATAAGTGTCATGGCATACCTGGACGCCTCCTCATAGCTGAAGAACTTGACGGCAGAGTTTGGAACAATGCGGGCACAATTAGTACCATTTCCTTTGAACAAACCCCGGAAACCCTCAGTTCTCCATATATATTTCAACCCCTGAACTGTACCATTGTATTTTATACTGTGAGGATTCTGAACCTGCACTTCAGCGAACAAAGGTAAATGTAAGATCCTTGTAAATTATGTTGTATGTTTAAAACTATTTGCAGGTTAATGCAGCTAAAAAAAtggtactatatatatatatatatatatatatatatatat
This region includes:
- the LOC104215245 gene encoding mitochondrial adenine nucleotide transporter ADNT1-like; this translates as MASEDVVGKRSESAVTTIVNLAEEAKIASEGVKAPSHAAIFSIIKSLAAGGIAGGVSRTAVAPLERLKILLQVQNPHSIKYNGTVQGLKYIWRTEGFRGLFKGNGTNCARIVPNSAVKFFSYEEASRGILWFYRQQTGNEDAELTPLLRLGAGACAGIIAMSATYPMDLVRGRITVQTDKSPSQYRGIFHALRTVFVEEGPRALYKGWLPSVIGVIPYVGLNFAVYESLKDWLVKTRPLGLAQDSELSVTTKLGCGAVAGTIGQTVAYPLDVIRRRMQMGGWKNAASVVTGESKAPLEYSGMVDAFRKTVRHEGVGALYKGLVPNSVKVVPSIAIAFVTYEVVKDILGVEMRISD
- the LOC104215246 gene encoding COP1-interactive protein 1; the protein is MPKAKHHIRERIKSFFGSHVDQEKDEELKGTKAEIEGKIQKILAHLRGEDGRDEKEPLVELVEDFQNHYQSLYARYDHLTGKLRENAHGKHEKDSSSSSSDSDSDYSTRKKGKKNGKMEFADVTDGAKEELASANLEIAELKAQLMAAKEEKEALHLEHQSSLSKLQEAETTISSLNSEAERLKEENLKLLFDNAELKENLEKSAKLEAELMQKLDEIAREKESLLSEKEDMGNSISEGNSTIEELRTSVGQLKEEKETLQVELDALKTELPSVREQLDSAEKEIAQLSQTQKATEEDNSSLSSRILQLTEEIGQAQQKIQDLVTEADQLKGMLDEKEKELSTHKEIHEAHKNESSTRLRGMEVEIDSLQSQRSEIEKQKEDELSVLLKKHEEKEEEFASQIEALTTKINNMQLEIESLHELKGKLEEQIEQQRNKLSAELEDLTNKVNEKDQELRSLCSQKLELEAELEKKAQENAEFSSEIESLKQDIANKSADSLKILEEKESSLSQVKDLELELKSLQNLKCELEEQLTSKDEVVAQMKSDKEMMQDKISEIERALTERESELAILKKKSEDGETESSAQIAALTLQVSNLQEQLENLQVQKSEIESQLVAKTGETSEYLIQLENLKEELARKASDGQRMLEEKEGLVVQVREENGSLLSKISELENALVEKVDEHGTLQKKLEDVQNEASTRIVALTEEVNELRQQIEILQTERSQLELAAERGKQESTESLAQAENQNTELSQKIVDQEIKLKEQEEAFVKLVEEKDGLVVQVNDLQAEVKSLCEQKNTLEENISSANNENNLLTEEKGSFLSKLSELENTLVEKVDEHEALQKKLEDVQNESSTQILALTEEVNELRQQIELLQTEKSQLELVTERGKQESTESLAQAENQNTELSQKIVVLETKLKEQEEACGKLVEEKDGLVVQVNDLHAEVKSLSEQKSTLEENISNTSNENNLLKEEKESLLLKISELENALAEKVEEHQALQKRLEDVQNDTSAQILVLTEEVNKSSQQIELLQTEKDQLELIIERGKHESTQTLAQAENQHTELSQKIVDREMKLKEHEEAFGKLGEEQKQLEGLLQEYKENLKLAERKIEEITEEYQKNLESKDQKIDELDDKIEDLKRDLEMKGDEMSTLVENVRNAEVRLRLTNQKLRVTEQLLSEKEEDHMKKEEKLLQHQRLLEERIATLSGVIVSYKETQVKIIADVSDKVNDTLTAMDTFNMKYEEDTGHLESRIYEILNELKVALNWIKEAGEDKKQLKKEIDTLVQQLKDEKDCTAVLRGKVEELAKAEQSEVNQRGSLIEAVHQLEEKIATLQKLTADKDEKIAEYEKKMNDKDKGILDLSEGKREAIRQLCIWIDYHQSRYDGLIEMISKTRGRRQVTA